Proteins encoded by one window of Panicum virgatum strain AP13 chromosome 7N, P.virgatum_v5, whole genome shotgun sequence:
- the LOC120682155 gene encoding probable LRR receptor-like serine/threonine-protein kinase At1g63430 isoform X1, whose protein sequence is MSGRRWAAAAPVPVPSLLQVLLALQCGVVFLQCSAASAMSGDVSALMAFKRAIIEDPHSVLSDWTDADGNACDWHGVICSAPQGSVISLKLSNSSLKGFIAPELGRLNFLQELYLDHNLFFGTIPKQIGSLRNLRVLDLSVNRLTGPIPSELGGLSSVSVINFHSNGLTGKIPSELGKLQNLVELRLDRNRLKGSIPGSNTGSFSPTSNIGSTAHNGLCPSPRLYVGDFSYNFLVGKIPPCLKYLPRSSFQGNCFQDEYSNQQRALQICISGSTGQRGGINGSKHPVHKHERMQQPTWLLVLEIATGVLLVVFVITGIVTASRSCKLKPSIRISSWNRSKSWSDEITVLIDSDMLKSLPKLSRQELEVACEDFSNIIGSSPETVVYKGTMKDGPEVSVISLCAFEGHWTSHHELFYQNKVIDLARLNHENIAKFLGYCRESDPFSRMLVFEYASNGTLFEHLHYGDGAQLSWLRRMKIAIGIAQGLRYLHTELQPPFAISELNSNSVYVTEDFTPKLVDFECWKMMFSKHEKAPSHFNSKGSFPGHGDSAEDKHADIQGNTYAFGVILLEIISGRLPYCKDKGYLVDWATKFLQQPEEIGKLVDPELSNVRTEDLAVLCSVVSRCIDPDPSKRPSMQIITGVLENGIDLSAAAILKESSLAWAELALAL, encoded by the exons ATGAGTGGGCGGCGCTgggctgccgccgcgccggtgccggtgccgagCCTCCTGCAGGTCCTCCTCGCCTTGCAGTGCGGGGTCGTGTTCCTGCAAtgctccgccgcctctgccaTGAGCGGCGACG TGTCGGCGCTCATGGCATTCAAACGCGCAATCATCGAGGATCCTCACTCCGTGCTATCAGACTGGACTGATGCGGACGGCAACGCCTGCGACTGGCACGGCGTCATCTGCTCCGCGCCGCAGGGCTCCGTCATCTCACT GAAGCTATCAAACTCATCCCTCAAGGGATTCATTGCACCTGAACTTGGACGGCTCAACTTCTTGCAAGAGCT GTATTTGGATCATAACCTGTTCTTTGGTACAATTCCGAAACAAATTGGCTCGCTCAGGAACTTGAGGGTTCTGGATTTGAGTGTTAATCGGCTCACTGGCCCTATTCCATCCGAGTTAGGCGGGTTGAGCAGCGTGAGCGTGAT AAATTTCCATTCAAATGGGTTGACTGGGAAAATACCATCGGAGTTGGGAAAACTACAGAACCTCGTTGAGCTGAGGTTGGACAGGAATAGATTGAAGGGATCAATTCCGGGAAGCAATACTGGCAGTTTTTCTCCTACTTCAAATATCGG ATCCACAGCTCACAATGGACTATGCCCTTCTCCCCGATTATATGTTGGGGATTTCTCTTACAACTTTCTTGTCGGAAAAATTCCACCCTGCTTGAAATATCTACCAAG GTCAAGTTTCCAAGGGAATTGCTTCCAGGATGAGTACTCTAACCAACAGCGAGCTTTGCAAATTTGTATAA GTGGTTCTACTGGCCAGCGAGGTGGCATAAATGGATCCAAACATCCTGTACATAAGCATGAAAGAATGCAGCAACCAACTTGGCttcttgttttagaaattgcaaCTGGAGTTCTTCTGGTTGTCTTTGTGATTACTGGTATTGTTACTGCTTCCAGAAGCTGCAAGCTGAAGCCTTCTATAAGAATATCCTCATGGAATCGATCAAAGAGTTGGAGCGATGAGATAACAGTGTTGATCG ATTCTGATATGCTGAAAAGTTTACCAAAACTAAGTCGCCAGGAGCTTGAAGTAGCTTGTGAGGATTTTAGCAACATTATTGGCTCGTCTCCTGAGACAGTAGTCTACAAAGGAACCATGAAGGATGGGCCTGAAGTTTCCGTCATATCATTATGTGCATTTGAAGGTCATTGGACTAGCCACCATGAACTCTTTTACCAAAACAAG GTTATTGATCTGGCAAGATTGAATCATGAGAATATAGCAAAGTTTCTAGGCTACTGCAGAGAGAGTGATCCATTCTCAAGGATGCTAGTCTTTGAGTATGCATCAAATGGGACCTTATTTGAACATCTACATT ATGGAGATGGAGCCCAGTTATCTTGGCTCAGGCGGATGAAAATAGCCATTGGGATCGCCCAGGGTCTAAGATACTTGCATACCGAGTTGCAGCCCCCATTTGCTATATCTGAGCTGAATTCGAATTCTGTGTACGTTACAGAAGATTTTACGCCAAAG CTGGTTGATTTCGAATGCTGGAAAATGATGTTTTCAAAACATGAGAAGGCTCCAAGCCACTTCAATAGTAAAGGTTCTTTCCCCGGCCATGGGGATTCTGCGGAGGATAAACATGCAGATATCCAAGGCAACACCTATGCTTTCGGGGTGATTTTACTGGAGATTATCAGTGGACGGCTCCCATACTGCAAGGATAAAGGATATCTGGTTGACTGG GCTACCAAGTTCCTCCAGCAGCCCGAGGAGATCGGGAAGCTAGTCGACCCCGAGCTGAGCAACGTGAGGACGGAGGACCTCGCGGTCCTGTGCAGCGTGGTGAGCCGGTGCATCGACCCTGACCCTTCCAAGAGACCGTCGATGCAGATCATCACGGGCGTGCTGGAGAACGGGATCGACCTGTCGGCGGCCGCCATCCTCAAGGAGTCGTCGCTGGCGTGGGCCGAGCTCGCGCTGGCGTTGTGA
- the LOC120682155 gene encoding probable LRR receptor-like serine/threonine-protein kinase At1g63430 isoform X2: MSGRRWAAAAPVPVPSLLQVLLALQCGVVFLQCSAASAMSGDVSALMAFKRAIIEDPHSVLSDWTDADGNACDWHGVICSAPQGSVISLKLSNSSLKGFIAPELGRLNFLQELYLDHNLFFGTIPKQIGSLRNLRVLDLSVNRLTGPIPSELGGLSSVSVINFHSNGLTGKIPSELGKLQNLVELRLDRNRLKGSIPGSNTGSFSPTSNIGSTAHNGLCPSPRLYVGDFSYNFLVGKIPPCLKYLPRSSFQGNCFQDEYSNQQRALQICGSTGQRGGINGSKHPVHKHERMQQPTWLLVLEIATGVLLVVFVITGIVTASRSCKLKPSIRISSWNRSKSWSDEITVLIDSDMLKSLPKLSRQELEVACEDFSNIIGSSPETVVYKGTMKDGPEVSVISLCAFEGHWTSHHELFYQNKVIDLARLNHENIAKFLGYCRESDPFSRMLVFEYASNGTLFEHLHYGDGAQLSWLRRMKIAIGIAQGLRYLHTELQPPFAISELNSNSVYVTEDFTPKLVDFECWKMMFSKHEKAPSHFNSKGSFPGHGDSAEDKHADIQGNTYAFGVILLEIISGRLPYCKDKGYLVDWATKFLQQPEEIGKLVDPELSNVRTEDLAVLCSVVSRCIDPDPSKRPSMQIITGVLENGIDLSAAAILKESSLAWAELALAL; encoded by the exons ATGAGTGGGCGGCGCTgggctgccgccgcgccggtgccggtgccgagCCTCCTGCAGGTCCTCCTCGCCTTGCAGTGCGGGGTCGTGTTCCTGCAAtgctccgccgcctctgccaTGAGCGGCGACG TGTCGGCGCTCATGGCATTCAAACGCGCAATCATCGAGGATCCTCACTCCGTGCTATCAGACTGGACTGATGCGGACGGCAACGCCTGCGACTGGCACGGCGTCATCTGCTCCGCGCCGCAGGGCTCCGTCATCTCACT GAAGCTATCAAACTCATCCCTCAAGGGATTCATTGCACCTGAACTTGGACGGCTCAACTTCTTGCAAGAGCT GTATTTGGATCATAACCTGTTCTTTGGTACAATTCCGAAACAAATTGGCTCGCTCAGGAACTTGAGGGTTCTGGATTTGAGTGTTAATCGGCTCACTGGCCCTATTCCATCCGAGTTAGGCGGGTTGAGCAGCGTGAGCGTGAT AAATTTCCATTCAAATGGGTTGACTGGGAAAATACCATCGGAGTTGGGAAAACTACAGAACCTCGTTGAGCTGAGGTTGGACAGGAATAGATTGAAGGGATCAATTCCGGGAAGCAATACTGGCAGTTTTTCTCCTACTTCAAATATCGG ATCCACAGCTCACAATGGACTATGCCCTTCTCCCCGATTATATGTTGGGGATTTCTCTTACAACTTTCTTGTCGGAAAAATTCCACCCTGCTTGAAATATCTACCAAG GTCAAGTTTCCAAGGGAATTGCTTCCAGGATGAGTACTCTAACCAACAGCGAGCTTTGCAAATTT GTGGTTCTACTGGCCAGCGAGGTGGCATAAATGGATCCAAACATCCTGTACATAAGCATGAAAGAATGCAGCAACCAACTTGGCttcttgttttagaaattgcaaCTGGAGTTCTTCTGGTTGTCTTTGTGATTACTGGTATTGTTACTGCTTCCAGAAGCTGCAAGCTGAAGCCTTCTATAAGAATATCCTCATGGAATCGATCAAAGAGTTGGAGCGATGAGATAACAGTGTTGATCG ATTCTGATATGCTGAAAAGTTTACCAAAACTAAGTCGCCAGGAGCTTGAAGTAGCTTGTGAGGATTTTAGCAACATTATTGGCTCGTCTCCTGAGACAGTAGTCTACAAAGGAACCATGAAGGATGGGCCTGAAGTTTCCGTCATATCATTATGTGCATTTGAAGGTCATTGGACTAGCCACCATGAACTCTTTTACCAAAACAAG GTTATTGATCTGGCAAGATTGAATCATGAGAATATAGCAAAGTTTCTAGGCTACTGCAGAGAGAGTGATCCATTCTCAAGGATGCTAGTCTTTGAGTATGCATCAAATGGGACCTTATTTGAACATCTACATT ATGGAGATGGAGCCCAGTTATCTTGGCTCAGGCGGATGAAAATAGCCATTGGGATCGCCCAGGGTCTAAGATACTTGCATACCGAGTTGCAGCCCCCATTTGCTATATCTGAGCTGAATTCGAATTCTGTGTACGTTACAGAAGATTTTACGCCAAAG CTGGTTGATTTCGAATGCTGGAAAATGATGTTTTCAAAACATGAGAAGGCTCCAAGCCACTTCAATAGTAAAGGTTCTTTCCCCGGCCATGGGGATTCTGCGGAGGATAAACATGCAGATATCCAAGGCAACACCTATGCTTTCGGGGTGATTTTACTGGAGATTATCAGTGGACGGCTCCCATACTGCAAGGATAAAGGATATCTGGTTGACTGG GCTACCAAGTTCCTCCAGCAGCCCGAGGAGATCGGGAAGCTAGTCGACCCCGAGCTGAGCAACGTGAGGACGGAGGACCTCGCGGTCCTGTGCAGCGTGGTGAGCCGGTGCATCGACCCTGACCCTTCCAAGAGACCGTCGATGCAGATCATCACGGGCGTGCTGGAGAACGGGATCGACCTGTCGGCGGCCGCCATCCTCAAGGAGTCGTCGCTGGCGTGGGCCGAGCTCGCGCTGGCGTTGTGA
- the LOC120682853 gene encoding oxalate--CoA ligase-like, with amino-acid sequence MAADAPTPTLTALLNKAAAAFPARRAVSVPGKIELTHADLDALVDAAAARLAADAGVRPGHVVALSFPNTIELVIMFLAVIRARAVAAPLNPAYTQDEFEFYLSDSESRLLITNAEGNPAAQAAAAKLGLPHAAATLKDAAGPVHLAGLGCAAANGNGNANGSHSNKQDDNNEPSDVALFLHTSGTTSRPKGVPLTQANLAASVGNIRSVYRLTEADATVVVLPLFHVHGLLCGLLSSLASGASVALPAAGRFSASSFWAEMRASGATWYTAVPTIHQIILDRHAAKPEASYPALRFVRSCSASLAPAILEKLEAAFGAPVLEAYAMTEASHLMTSNPLPQDGPRKPGSVGRPVGQELAILDEEGARVAGGAAGEVCIRGANVTAGYKGNPEANEAAFRFGWFHTGDIGVVDEEGYLHLVGRIKELINRGGEKISPIEVDAVLLEHPGVAQAVSFGVPDDKYGEEINCAVIPREGSALGAEDVVAHCRRNLASFKVPKKVFITGELPKTATGKIQRRIVAQHFVQLAKAA; translated from the exons ATGGCGGCGGacgcccccacccccaccctcaCGGCGCTGCTCAACAAggcggccgccgccttcccGGCCCGCCGCGCCGTCTCCGTCCCGGGCAAGATCGAGCTCACCCACGCCGACCTCGACGCGCTCGtcgacgccgcggccgcgcgcctcgccgccgacgccggggTCCGCCCGGGACACGTCGTCGCGCTCTCCTTCCCCAACACCATCGAG cTGGTGATCATGTTCCTGGCGGTGATCCGCGCCCGCGCCGTGGCGGCGCCGCTCAACCCGGCCTACACCCAGGACGAGTTCGAGTTCTACCTCTCCGACTCCGAGTCCCGCCTCCTCATCACCAACGCCGAGGGCAaccccgccgcgcaggccgccgccgccaagctcgGCCTGCCCCACGCCGCAGCCACCCTCAaggacgccgccggccccgTCCACCTCGCCGGCCTGGGCTGCGCGGCCGCCAACGGGAACGGGAACGCGAACGGCTCCCACTCCAACAAACAAGACGACAACAACGAGCCGTCCGACGTGGCCCTTTTCCTGCACACCTCCGGCACGACGAGCCGGCCCAAGGGGGTGCCGCTCACGCAGGCCAACCTGGCGGCGTCCGTGGGCAACATCCGGTCCGTGTACCGGCTGACGGAGGCGGACGCCACCGTGGTGGTGCTGCCGCTGTTCCACGTGCACGGGCTCCTGTGCGGGCTCCTGAGCTCGCTGGCCTCCGGCGCGTCCGTGGCGCTCCCGGCGGCCGGGCGGTTCTCGGCGTCGAGCTTCTGGGCCGAAATGCGCGCGTCGGGCGCCACCTGGTACACGGCCGTGCCCACCATCCACCAGATCATCCTGGACCGGCACGCGGCCAAGCCGGAGGCGTCGTACCCGGCGCTCCGGTTCGTGCGCAGCTGCAGCGCGTCGCTGGCGCCGGCGATCCTGGAGAAGCTGGAGGCGGCGTTCggggcgccggtgctggagGCGTACGCCATGACGGAGGCGTCGCACCTGATGACGTCGAACCCGCTGCCGCAGGACGGGCCGCGGAAGCCCGGCTCGGTGGGGCGGCCCGTGGGGCAGGAGCTGGCGATCCTGGACGAGGAGGGCGCGCGGGTggcgggcggggcggccggcgaggtgtgCATCCGCGGCGCGAACGTGACGGCGGGGTACAAGGGCAACCCGGAGGCGAACGAGGCGGCGTTCCGGTTCGGGTGGTTCCACACGGGCGACATCGGCGTGGTGGACGAGGAGGGGTACCTGCACCTGGTGGGGCGCATCAAGGAGCTGATCAACCGCGGCGGCGAGAAGATCTCGCCCATCGAGGTGGACGCCGTGCTGCTGGAGCACCCGGGGGTGGCGCAGGCGGTGTCGTTCGGCGTGCCCGACGACAAGTACGGTGAGGAGATCAACTGCGCGGTGATCCCGCGCGAGGGGTCGGCGCTGGGGGCGGAGGACGTGGTGGCGCACTGCCGCAGGAACCTAGCGTCGTTCAAGGTGCCCAAGAAGGTGTTCATCACCGGCGAGCTCCCCAAGACGGCGACCGGCAAGATCCAGCGGCGCATCGTGGCGCAGCACTTCGTGCAGCTGGCCAAGGCCGCCTGA